CCTGACTGCTTCAGGAATATCGGTCACGAAGATCTTTCCGTCTCCTGCATGTCCTGTCTTGTTGATGTTTATTATGCGCTGGATTACCTTCTCAGCTGCCTTGTCGTCAACAACTATTGTGAACAGGCGCTTTGGAACAAATGGAATACAGTTCTTTGATGAAACTCCTTCCTGTGCTGGAAGTGGTGGGTCGAATTCATAGCAAAGTCCCTTTTGCTTTCCTCTTCCCATCACCTTTTCCACTGTAAAGGAAGGATATCCGCAGTCAGAAAGTGCATCAAGTGTCTTGTGCACCTTGTTCATGCGGATAATTGCCGTGATTTCCTTCATTTAATAGTCTCCATCCTGTTTACAGTCCGCTTTCGCCGGTACGTATTGTGTAAGCGTTTTCTACCGGATTTACGAAGATCTTTCCGTCTCCGTACTTTCCTGTGTGTGCTGAACCCTTGATTATGTCTATTACCTTTGACTTGTCTGCGTCTTCAACTACCATCATGAGCATCGTCTTTGGAAGTTCATCGAACTGTACCTCTGCGGTGTGGATACCTCTCTGCTTACCTCTTCCGAAAACATCGGTCTTGGTAAGGGATACGAATCCTTCCTTCTCAAGTTCTTCGACAATGTCAGTGACCTTGTTCGGTCTGACTATTGCACGGATCATTTGCATTCTTGACACCTCATAATTCGATGATACCGAATTCTACCATCATTGATTCTAAGTCATCCATCTCAAGTGGAGTTGGGACAACGAACTTGTCATTTGATTCTATGTTTGCGGCCAGTGTCAGGTATTCCTGAGCCTGGTCACAGTCCGGGTCAAAGTCGATAACAGTCTTCTTGTTGATCTCAGCACGCTGGACGATATTGTCTCTTGGCACAAAGTGGATCAGCTTGCTGCCGAGTCTTTCTGCAAATG
The window above is part of the Methanolobus zinderi genome. Proteins encoded here:
- a CDS encoding P-II family nitrogen regulator, coding for MKEITAIIRMNKVHKTLDALSDCGYPSFTVEKVMGRGKQKGLCYEFDPPLPAQEGVSSKNCIPFVPKRLFTIVVDDKAAEKVIQRIININKTGHAGDGKIFVTDIPEAVRIRTGEEGEITVGREEQ
- a CDS encoding P-II family nitrogen regulator — protein: MQMIRAIVRPNKVTDIVEELEKEGFVSLTKTDVFGRGKQRGIHTAEVQFDELPKTMLMMVVEDADKSKVIDIIKGSAHTGKYGDGKIFVNPVENAYTIRTGESGL